One Aphidius gifuensis isolate YNYX2018 linkage group LG5, ASM1490517v1, whole genome shotgun sequence genomic region harbors:
- the LOC122856383 gene encoding uncharacterized protein LOC122856383, whose amino-acid sequence MNKRVRNILKKCDTCQRVKYLNKNIEGDYGHVSSESRGDLVTVDYYGSLPKSRVKNNLTRGYKVRGLKQKNNKLEDIEIEDLVPIRVPHISNLSDGLDETWQANLVDMQAYTSVNRNYKYFLTIIDIFSKFAWAIPRKSKTGKDVTAAMKSVLDGRIPQKLHIGDKVRISKYKTVFEKGYTPNFTTEIFTIKEVKYTDPVTYKLIDYKNNPIEGGFYEEELTEVKYPDIYLVEKIVKKRGDKLYVKWLSFDDTHNSWINKSDL is encoded by the exons ATGAATAAACGTgttagaaatatattaaaaaaatgtgacaCGTGTCAAAGAGTAAAGtatcttaataaaaatatcgagGGTGATTATGGTCATGTATCAAGTGAGAGTCGAGGTGATTTAGTAACAGTGGATTATTATGGATCATTACCCAAATCACGAG taaaaaataatttaacacgaGGGTATAAAGTCAGGggattgaaacaaaaaaataataaacttgaagATATAGAAATTGAAGATTTAGTACCTATACGTGTGCCACATATATCAAACCTCAGTGATG GATTGGATGAAACTTGGCAAGCAAATCTTGTTGATATGCAAGCTTATACGTCTGTTAACCgaaactataaatattttcttacaattattgatatattttcgaaatttgCATGGGCTATACCAAGAAAATCAAAAACTGGGAAAGATGTTACAGCAGCGATGAAATCTGTGCTTGATGGACGTATACCACAAAAATTACAT attgGTGATAAAGTTCGaattagtaaatataaaactgtTTTTGAAAAAGGTTATACACCAAACTTCACAACAGAAATATTTACAATCAAGGAAGTGAAATATACAGATCCAGTGACATATAAACTCatagattataaaaataatccgaTTGAAGGAGGATTCTACGAAGAAGAGTTAACTGAAGTTAAATATcctgatatttatttagttgaaaaaattgtgaaaaaacgTGGCGATAAGTTATATGTAAAATGGTTAAGTTTTGACGATACACATAATAgttggataaataaatcagatctgtaa